In the Streptomyces sp. WMMC940 genome, GATGATCTGCCCGAGGCTGACCTTGCCGATGCGCGGCATGGTGGCGAAAAGCGGTGCGTAGGGATGGGTTGCGGCTGCTTCGGCGATGGACTTGTCCAAGACACGGATCGTCGCGCGTATGCCCTGCACCAGCTGCACCTGGACTCGGACGAGCTGTCCGGCGACCTGTTCGCTGAGGCGGGAGGCGGCCTTCGGGGCCAAGCGCAGGCGTTCGATCAGGACGCTGCCGGGCTTCTTCCCGGAGTATCCGTGGCGCTTGCACCAGGCTTCGAGGCGTCCGGCGGTGAGCCTGGCGGCGGAGGCCGGGGTGGGGTAGCGCTCCAGGAAGGCCATGGCGATGTCGCTGTCGAGTTCGTAGAAGACGGCCTTGCCCCCGGGCCGGTGCTCGTCCAGCAGGGCGGCGAGCTGGTTGACGGCGGCGACCTTGGCCTCGATGTGGTCGGCACGCTGCCGGGTGAGGGCCTGGAGGTCGAGGGTGGCCTGCTCGGTGGGTTCCAGTCTGGGCAGCATGTGCCCGTCGGTGCGCAGGTAGTCGGCGAGTTTCATGCTGTCGCCGGCGTCGGTCTTGGCCTTGGAGGCGCCCCAGCGTGCCCGCATGGCGTGGAAGGCGTTGGGGTGCACCGGCACGATGGGGTGTCCGGCGGCAAGGAGGCGGTCGACGGCCAGGCCGCGGGTGGTCTCGATCGCTACGGGCAGGTCTGCCGGAGCACCGTGTTTGCGCAGCCTCGCCAGAGTCTTGGTGAACCCCTCCTCGGTGTGGGCGAGTTCCCACCGGTCGATGCGTTTTCCGGCGTCGTCCATGACGGTCACGTCATGGGTCTCGGTCGCCCAGTCCCACCCGATGAACACGAAGGTCGTACTCCTGTGCCTGTGACGGAGCACCTGCCCGGTGATGAGGTCGTCTGCCGGGAGCTCATTAATCGGCCCTCTGCGGGGCGTGTCCCTGAAGCCGATCAGACGGCCTCGGCCCGGCGGGGCTGGCGTAACTCATGTTGGCCGTCGAGCAGCTCGCGACACTGGCCATGCACCCACCGGGACCGAGAGGTCACAACCCTACCGAAGAGGGCTGCAGAAAGGATGGTCCTCTAATGAGCGCTGCCCTGGCCCGCGCTTCCTTCACGGCTGCCCTGAGCCCGTCGACGTCGTACGCGCCGCGGTACCGACGGCCGCCTCGGGACCGGACCGGCGGTTCCGGGATCCGCCGGTCCGGTCGGTCCGGCCGCGCCGCCGCGTCCGCGGCTGGCTCCGAACCCGGCGCCACCCACGGGTGATCCTATTTTGCGTTTACTTTGCCATCCGGGAACCTGGACCCATCCGACGGCGTTGACCGGGTACGGCACGCGCGGACGCGCGGCCGACGACCGGCAACAGACCGACAGCAGAAGCCGAGGTGGCACCAGTGGCGATGTGGGACCGGCTCAAGGAGCAGGCCAAGAACCTCCAGCAGTCCCAGAGCGCTCGGGGAAGTGGCGGGCAGGGGCAGGGGCAAGGCCCCTTCGGGCAGGGCCAGCACGGCGGTCACGGACGGGCTTCGTCCTCCGGCGGCTCCAAGGCGCAGTTGATCGGGTTGTTCAAGTCCCAGCTCGCATCGGTGAAGACCGAGCTCAAGAGCGGTGCCTACCGGGACGCCAGCATGGCGATGTGCGCTCTGGTGGCCGCGGCCGACGGGCATGTCGACCCCACGGAGCGGCAGCGCGTCGAAGAGATGATCGTCTCGAACGAGGTGCTGCAGAACTTCCCCGCGGACCAGCTTCGCCAGCGGTTCAACCAGAACGTGGACCGGCTCATGGCCAACTTCGAGCTGGGCAAGGCGGAAGCGCTGAAGGAGATCGCCAAGGCGGCCAAGAAGCCGCAGGAGGCCCGCGCCGTCGTCCAGACCGGCATGGTCATCGCGGGTGCCGACGGGTCCGTGGAGCCGTCCGAGCAGCAGGCGATCCGCGAGGCCTGCGCCGCGCTCGGCATCTCACCCGCGGAGTTCGGCGTCTGATCGACGCCGCGGCCGCCGGTCCTGCGCTGCACGGAACCGGCGGGCGCGGCGACCGCCGCTCCCGGTCGCGGCGGCCTCACTCGGCGCACGCTCCCGCGCTCAGTGACGGCTGCGGCGCGTGGTGGTCTTGCGGTAGCCGAAGGGGCCCGGCAGGTCCATGGAGGTGGTGCGGCGGCCCGTCGAGGAGTAAGTGCGCCTGGCGCCGTCCCTCTTGGCGAGGGTGATGGACACGGACTTGCGGTTGATGTTGAGGCGGACTCCCGGGAGTATGCGGAAGCTCTTGCGGAAGGTGACGGGCACGATGCGCTCCTTTGGTAGGCCGTCCGTCTTCCCCGAGTTCCCGCCCTTACGCGACGTGGTGCCGTCGGTGGTGCCGAGCCGACGCCCGGACGGGGCCCGCGCGGCCGGCGGCCAGCGTCATGGGCGGACGCCCTGGCGGCACCACGGGCCGGGAAGCCGTGGAGGACGGCCGACGATGGTGTCGGGCACCTGGGGCACATGGCACGTCCAACTGCGCAGACGCGAGCACGGGGCGGGCATGGGAGGCGGTGGCGTCAGGCTGGTGGTGGGGTCAGGATGCAGCCACGCCAGGAGAGTGCGGCGTCGGTGCTCCGCCGCCCGGGACGCTCGCTGCACTCGGCGAGGTCCCCGACCCGGTCTTCGCAGCACGGATGGTGGGCTGGTGAATCGCAGTGGAGCCTTGTGCCGACGCAGGACCCGCGGAACGCACGCGTGAGCGTGGCGCTCGCCCGCTCCTGTTGCCGGACCCGCCCCCGTTGCCCGACCCGCCCCCGTTGCCGGACCCGCCCCCGGGACCCGGCTGGCCCCAGCTGCGAACCTTCCCCCGGACGCGCCCCTTTCCCCCGCCCCGGGCCGGCGTCGGGTCCGGACCGGCCTCGAGCTCCGGACGCGCCCTGTGCGCGGCGCCCTCACGGAGGTCCGTACGAGTCCCGGGGCGCCCGCGCCGCAGTGCGCTGCGGCCGCAGCTGCGCAGCTG is a window encoding:
- a CDS encoding IS110 family transposase, translating into MFIGWDWATETHDVTVMDDAGKRIDRWELAHTEEGFTKTLARLRKHGAPADLPVAIETTRGLAVDRLLAAGHPIVPVHPNAFHAMRARWGASKAKTDAGDSMKLADYLRTDGHMLPRLEPTEQATLDLQALTRQRADHIEAKVAAVNQLAALLDEHRPGGKAVFYELDSDIAMAFLERYPTPASAARLTAGRLEAWCKRHGYSGKKPGSVLIERLRLAPKAASRLSEQVAGQLVRVQVQLVQGIRATIRVLDKSIAEAAATHPYAPLFATMPRIGKVSLGQIIGEIGPILERAQTCEQLVAEAGVVPVTRASGKARTVSFRFATNRRARLALTTFADNSRHGSDWAAKIYNDARARKKRHPHAIRILARAWLRVMWACWRDGTCYDPVIHQSNSKINTTAETRMAA
- a CDS encoding DUF4236 domain-containing protein translates to MPVTFRKSFRILPGVRLNINRKSVSITLAKRDGARRTYSSTGRRTTSMDLPGPFGYRKTTTRRSRH
- a CDS encoding tellurite resistance TerB family protein; the encoded protein is MAMWDRLKEQAKNLQQSQSARGSGGQGQGQGPFGQGQHGGHGRASSSGGSKAQLIGLFKSQLASVKTELKSGAYRDASMAMCALVAAADGHVDPTERQRVEEMIVSNEVLQNFPADQLRQRFNQNVDRLMANFELGKAEALKEIAKAAKKPQEARAVVQTGMVIAGADGSVEPSEQQAIREACAALGISPAEFGV